A region of Toxorhynchites rutilus septentrionalis strain SRP chromosome 1, ASM2978413v1, whole genome shotgun sequence DNA encodes the following proteins:
- the LOC129777301 gene encoding beta-parvin → MSTLTRPKSPRTPNSGKNFDKEESFWDKIGTLGRKKRIKEVQEVQEEGKIAIDSPGSPNAPIIPPEDYNLEDNESRSIIPPASLQHPHVRELLQVLIDWINDELVEERIIVTDIEEDLYDGQVLQKLFEKLTGNKLNVAEVTQSAEGQRQKLTVVLNAVNHTLGFHHTIPKWSVESIHTKNIVSILHLLVALVRHYRAPIRLPENVYVTVVMAQKINGKLTSKQFQEQITQQYDDVGMRCERDAFDTLFDHAPEKLAVVKKSLITFVNKHLNKLNFEAADLSADFKDGVFLCLLMGLLGGFFVPLHEFHLTPKDADQMVHNVGFAFELMLDQGLKPKARPEDIVNMDLKSTLRVLYTLFTKYRNIS, encoded by the exons atgagCACTCTGACTCGACCGAAATCTCCTCGGACGCCAAATTCTGGCAAAAATTTCGACAAGGAAGAAAGTTTCTGGGACAAAATTGGAACCCTTGGCAGAAAGAAACGTATTAAAGAAG TCCAAGAAGTTCAGGAGGAGGGCAAAATAGCGATCGACTCGCCAGGTAGTCCAAATGCTCCCATCATTCCACCAGAGGACTATAATCTTGAGGACAACGAGTCCCGTTCGATCATACCGCCGGCATCCTTACAGCATCCGCACGTCCGGGAACTGCTCCAGGTGCTTATCGATTGGATTAATGATGAGCTGGTCGAGGAACGGATTATCGTCACCGACATCGAGGAAGATCTGTACGATGGACAAGTGCTGCAGAAACTATTCGAGAAGCTGACCGGAAATAAGCTGAACGTAGCGGAGGTCACACAATCAGCCGAGGGGCAACGGCAGAAGTTAACCGTTGTGTTGAATGCGGTCAATCAT ACGCTTGGATTCCATCATACTATTCCTAAATGGTCGGTCGAAAGCATACACACGAAAAATATTGTCTCGATTTTGCATTTGTTGGTAGCGCTGGTACGCCACTACCGCGCTCCAATTCGGCTTCCTGAGAATGTCTACGTTACGGTTGTTATGGCTCAGAAAATCAACGGGAAATTAACGAGCAA GCAGTTCCAGGAACAGATCACCCAACAGTACGATGATGTGGGAATGCGCTGCGAACGGGACGCATTCGACACGCTTTTTGACCACGCTCCGGAAAAGTTGGCGGTAGTGAAAAAATCACTAATCACCTTCGTCAACAAGCATCTGAATAAGCTGAACTTCGAGGCGGCCGATTTGAGTGCCGACTTCAAGGATGGGGTATTTCTTTGTCTGTTGATGGGTTTGCTGGGTGGATTCTTCGTGCCACTGCACGAGTTTCATCTTACGCCAAAGGATGCCGACCAGATGGTGCACAATGTAGGGTTTGCGTTCGAACTGATGTTGGACCAGGGTTTGAAACCGAAGGCGAGACCAGAAG ACATCGTCAACATGGATCTGAAGTCCACTCTGCGTGTTCTGTATACTCTGTTTACAAAGTATCGCAACATTTCTTGA